The sequence below is a genomic window from Bactrocera neohumeralis isolate Rockhampton chromosome 4, APGP_CSIRO_Bneo_wtdbg2-racon-allhic-juicebox.fasta_v2, whole genome shotgun sequence.
TGCCCACTCAAAATTTGCCAAAGGCACATACTTGCTTCAATCGCATTGATTTACCGCCTTATGAAACATACCAGTTGCTTTGCGATAAGTTGACGCAGGCTGTGGAAGAAACTTGTGGATTTGCTGTAGAATAGTTATTTAAGTGGAGTGATAGAAGTAATCTGGTGGTAGAATGCTACACATTTAAATACTTACCTAATAACCAGTGGATCtaaaaaacatgtatttttccTACTTATTTGGatggattgaaaaaaaaaacatcactgcttcccttttttcaatttgttaattattaattttttgattaattgttgccgattttctttatttagaagaatcgcaaataaattatacatacagatgtataatattaaataacaataaatatacacatatgtatacacagtTCTGttcatatacgagtacatatagtATCGTAGCCGAGAATatcagaacatatgtatgtatataactataagATATAATGAGAAAAATCTTTTGTTATAATGGTTTTAACACTTTAAGAAATCATGATTGTGATTAATcagttaataaaaattgaagataTCTGCACTCAAGaattagaaaattgttttttttttagcagTGTTATATGTTTTGTTGTATGTATTGATATAGAAATCCTAGTATTGATACTACTCTTCCTACTTTTACCATCTTACGAaaggttaaaaaattcaaattacgtAGGGGTGGTTATGGAGtagaatttatttatacattgcTACAATTTGGGTTTCCTTGATTTCTAAGCAAATATGGGTCACCTGAGATCAAACACATCTTGAAAAACACGATTACATATATTGTTGCCCAAGCGTACTGTGTTCTAGAGAGTCTGGTGTGGTATTTGGGCAACCACAgtagtttttttctataaactGTATGGTGCCATATTCACCACTCAGCATCCAATCTTTGTTCTTTTTTGCCAAGTCTTCATTTTTTCCTGGACTCATGCCacaaataatttcagtttttacaATTCGTAAACTACATATATTAGCTGGCTGAAAACCTTTAATGAGAACGTTTTAATTAAGCTAAATATTTCTATTGTGCCTTTACCCCTAATACAAGTTATGAACGGCTCCGAGGCATCCCAACGAAAATCCCCTATTAGTTTTCTGTAGTTACAGTCACCTTTAATAATGATCATATGAGCATGagtaagtttttcatataaatctGGACGTACATCGCGCattctgaagaaaaaaatttataaatatgtttatatgctATATCtgagtatgtttatatatgtatgtattttcggtAAGATACTATACCCGTACCTGTAAAATTCATATGGACTTGTCCAAAAATAATCAGCCTCTGCAACTTCAAATTTACCTTCATTCAAGTTTTGGAGCCATATTCTGGCGTATTCTTGTGTGCAACGCCCAGcctgtttttttaattgttgaagAGTCCAAAGGAAATCTGTGATTGTTGCATCCGTTACAAACCAAGGAACTGCTTTCATGTGAAAACGGACTTTGTCTACCAGTTTCGATTCCAGCAAATAATGAGCCAGTATGAAGTCTACAACCAACTCGTAACCAGCGTTGTCGCAAATGAAATCTACTTGTACGGGCTTAGTGTGATCCGCCGATTTAAAAGAATTGATAACCGAAGTTGTACTATCAATTATTATATTCTTCTCATAAGCTCGTAAGTGCTCAAATGGTCCTTTGCGTTTTACGTTGTATTTTTCTGTGTCAGCAGATATATCGCATTGATTACCCCAAAGATTAAGCTGCAATATAATTGGGTTAACCGTCCGATGATAATAAATAACGATTATACTGGCAGAATTTAAGCACTAGATTATATCGAACGAGTTATATTAAAAACCAAGaggattttaataaataaatgtaaactgtaatattatatacttatatgttactttcatatacatacataagtatgtataaatttcTATAATGAGAAGTGTAGGTATTTTAGGAGGAGGGAAATTCGtcctctaaaaaatataaaaaataattttgtatacatatatgtacatatatatgtatgtatatatagagttACGTACCCTTAAAAGGAACCGTAATACATCATCAGAAGTCTGCACGGTACGTATTCCAAACAGTATAATTTCTATTGTCGATAAAAATGCTATTAGGGATTTATGTTTTTTCACAACGTAGTAGTCGAAtgcttttaaagtttttgtgttttctaaATAGCATATCAAACGGCGAAAAACATAACATTCGGCATAAAGAAAGCATGTACTGAAGAAAGTATTTTGCCCTTCCTCAAGATTTAACAGGAAGTTGTTCCAAAATTCTTTATCTGGCTCTATATTTGGAAGTTGACCAAACTAATTAATGTTTCCACTTTATAAAGATTAGTTTAATATATACCAGCTCCAGAAAATTGATGAAAGGGTCCATCATGCTCCAATcggtattttaattgatttattctATAAATTACCTTTGCAAAGTCCCCTCGAGATTCCTGAGTTTTACAATTGTAAAGATTTTCAGAAACTTAAATATTATACTTGAGTTCTATCAGTATGCCTTTTCATACCTCGCCATTTTGTGACACTAAAATATCCAAATTCTCTGACAAATTAAGGATTATTTCTGCTAAATTATGTGGAAGTCTGTAGCGCAAGACGAAGTAGGCAAAACTTCTAAAAATAGTTAGAATTCAAACTTTACTGGCAtcgtaattattattattctcatgtatgtatatcgagcTTAACTGCTTGTATCGGGCTGAAATTAGCGAATGCCTTGGGGTTCTTGAATTTAATATACCATATTTAATATCGAATTCGTAGTTTGCACTGGACATTTTGAAATCTtcagtttgtttatttaattgcCGAAAATTGTTCCGCGACGGACATAGGATCGttgaaattatatatgtatatataaaatatttgtgcgCGAATATTCAACTGCAATTAACAATGCATCACATATTCTTTTGACCATTTAACGCAaattcttttgtaatttttatttttatttttttcttaaattaatatttttatgttgctGCATTATTCAattctaataataaaaaaaagctgtTGCTTTTCATGATTGTTTTAAACGATATGTGTTTAATAACGTAAAATTTAAAGTAAGGTAGAATTAATTGTTGTGCTGAGAAACTTTTGTGTAATGTTttgactttttcaaatttttcaaaactgttgcTAAAAGTGGTAAGATCTTCTAAATACAGTTGAGGTAAGAGAGTAAAATAGATTGCATTTCTGTGTACATTATTgaagtttttaaatacatattattttaaaaatgtcaaacttgaCACTGAAATGATTTAGACTGATAACcttcaaataaagaaaaagaggtTGGAAGtggattatttatatattaaatattagtgAAGTGCTAGTGATTGCGTATGACCGATCGTCTTTAAAGTTTAATTActtaactttgaaaattttatatatacgttGTGTTGGattgaaaatttcacaatcttttatATTTCCATGCATATTTGAATTTACCCAGTATTTggcatttttattatatgtttgtTATCTTATACTCAATATAAATCGAATGCAACTTCTTATTAcgtatcatttaaatatttgattttgtttgcaCATTGTATAGTGCCATATTCACCAGTTATCATCCAATCCTTACtttctttttctaaaatatcGGATTGCCCTTCTAAAAGTCCACATATCACATCAGCTTTAACTGTACGTAAACTGCAAATATTTGTCGGCAGAAAACCTGTATGAATAGATAGAAATTTAAAgagttgtaacttttttatttgttattaaaattttcacctCTCAGACATGTATCAAATGATTCTGTGAAATCCCAGGAGAAGTCGCTGATAAGTTTTCGGTAGTTAAGATCGCCTTTGAAAATTACTAAATGTGATATAGAAAGCCTTTTATACAAATCTGGATCAATTTCAGACATCCTACGGTGGGTGggtaagcaaaataaatatacacatacgtTTAGCaccaatgaaaataatgaaattcacCTATAATATTCATAGGGACTTGTccagaaattattaatattagccacttcgaatttattttctacaacaaacttttgccatttttttccaTACTCTCGTAAAACAGGCGTTGCATGATCCTTCATAAATTGTAAACTCCAACGAAAGTCATTGATAGTTGCATCTGATATAAACCAAGGTATAGCTTTTAAGTTAAATCGAACTTTGTCAGCTAATTTACTTTCGATTAAATAGTCGGCGAGTATGAAATCGGTAAAAAGTTCATAACCAGCATTAtcacaaataaattcaataacaaTGTTATTTCGCCGGTCTGctgatttcaaaatttcaataactTGAGAGCTTTCGTCAATAATGACTCTTTTATCCAAGTTTTTAACAAGTTCGAATGGATTTCCATTAAGTTTTACTTCTTTACCCGAAGATATGGACAAATCACAGCGGTTTCCCCATAAATTGAGCTGAAATgttattatgaaataaattaaaaacttatataaATTGATGTTATATGTGTTAAAccttcaataaaatttgtaaattatcaTCGGATATACAGGTTTTCATGCTTTCAAGACCATGAATAATTTCAAGCATTGGTTCTACGCTAATTACAAAGgcattttgcttgttttgtgaaaaatagTCGTATGCTTTAAGTACTTTATGATTTTCAAAGAAGTAATATAAACGTCGGTATATATAGCATTCAGAATATAGCCAACatgctttaaaaaatgtgtttgagTCATCGTCCAGGTCGTTAAGAAAACTATTCCAAAGCCTCTTGTCACCATCTATTAATtgataaatatcaaaatgttaacactaaataatacaaatatgatTTTACCGATTCCCTCAAATGTTTCCATGACGTGATCGTTTTCCAGTATacattttaattgtaaaatcTTGTCTACAATAGTAAGGATATCATTTCGCATTAcctgaaagtgaaaaaatacttttaaaaaaaccacataaattttaatattctacagatttttgaatttaatctCATTTACTTTGCAATAAGGTCATTTACTTTGAAATGCAAACATACCTGTGTATGTAGTTatgtgaaataataattttttagaatgtGAAATGATAAAACTAATTTGAGCAATTtagataaatattaattaaattgcgTCCAATTGACATTGACataatacattttctttttaaggaaaatatttagaaatatacatattatcctattaatagtattattattattttttaacacgatggaaaattacaattatatatttaatctaCTTTTTTCTAAGATATGTGGTAAAAGTTGCAAagttcaattaatattttatttatgaaattttatactaATCCTCGAATACCAACCTCTCCAAACTCAGCGATTATATTTTCACAGTTATTTGTTATGTCTCCAATAGTATTTTG
It includes:
- the LOC126756202 gene encoding damage-control phosphatase ARMT1-like; protein product: MSSANYEFDIKYGILNSRTPRHSLISARYKQSFAYFVLRYRLPHNLAEIILNLSENLDILVSQNGEESRGDFAKVIYRINQLKYRLEHDGPFHQFSGAEPDKEFWNNFLLNLEEGQNTFFSTCFLYAECYVFRRLICYLENTKTLKAFDYYVVKKHKSLIAFLSTIEIILFGIRTVQTSDDVLRFLLRLNLWGNQCDISADTEKYNVKRKGPFEHLRAYEKNIIIDSTTSVINSFKSADHTKPVQVDFICDNAGYELVVDFILAHYLLESKLVDKVRFHMKAVPWFVTDATITDFLWTLQQLKKQAGRCTQEYARIWLQNLNEGKFEVAEADYFWTSPYEFYRMRDVRPDLYEKLTHAHMIIIKGDCNYRKLIGDFRWDASEPFITCIRGFQPANICSLRIVKTEIICGMSPGKNEDLAKKNKDWMLSGEYGTIQFIEKNYCGCPNTTPDSLEHSTLGQQYM
- the LOC126756200 gene encoding damage-control phosphatase ARMT1-like isoform X3, with product MASEVLCKPDPSYIMDIKTPRHNFLSARYKQSFAYKTMKFRLPQILQNTIGDITNNCENIIAEFGEVMRNDILTIVDKILQLKCILENDHVMETFEGIDGDKRLWNSFLNDLDDDSNTFFKACWLYSECYIYRRLYYFFENHKVLKAYDYFSQNKQNAFVISVEPMLEIIHGLESMKTCISDDNLQILLKLNLWGNRCDLSISSGKEVKLNGNPFELVKNLDKRVIIDESSQVIEILKSADRRNNIVIEFICDNAGYELFTDFILADYLIESKLADKVRFNLKAIPWFISDATINDFRWSLQFMKDHATPVLREYGKKWQKFVVENKFEVANINNFWTSPYEYYRMSEIDPDLYKRLSISHLVIFKGDLNYRKLISDFSWDFTESFDTCLRGFLPTNICSLRTVKADVICGLLEGQSDILEKESKDWMITGEYGTIQCANKIKYLNDT
- the LOC126756200 gene encoding damage-control phosphatase ARMT1-like isoform X1, coding for MWKILIMASEVLCKPDPSYIMDIKTPRHNFLSARYKQSFAYKTMKFRLPQILQNTIGDITNNCENIIAEFGEVMRNDILTIVDKILQLKCILENDHVMETFEGIDGDKRLWNSFLNDLDDDSNTFFKACWLYSECYIYRRLYYFFENHKVLKAYDYFSQNKQNAFVISVEPMLEIIHGLESMKTCISDDNLQILLKLNLWGNRCDLSISSGKEVKLNGNPFELVKNLDKRVIIDESSQVIEILKSADRRNNIVIEFICDNAGYELFTDFILADYLIESKLADKVRFNLKAIPWFISDATINDFRWSLQFMKDHATPVLREYGKKWQKFVVENKFEVANINNFWTSPYEYYRMSEIDPDLYKRLSISHLVIFKGDLNYRKLISDFSWDFTESFDTCLRGFLPTNICSLRTVKADVICGLLEGQSDILEKESKDWMITGEYGTIQCANKIKYLNDT
- the LOC126756200 gene encoding damage-control phosphatase ARMT1-like isoform X2 produces the protein MWKILIMASEVLCKPDPSYIMDIKTPRHNFLSARYKHFAYKTMKFRLPQILQNTIGDITNNCENIIAEFGEVMRNDILTIVDKILQLKCILENDHVMETFEGIDGDKRLWNSFLNDLDDDSNTFFKACWLYSECYIYRRLYYFFENHKVLKAYDYFSQNKQNAFVISVEPMLEIIHGLESMKTCISDDNLQILLKLNLWGNRCDLSISSGKEVKLNGNPFELVKNLDKRVIIDESSQVIEILKSADRRNNIVIEFICDNAGYELFTDFILADYLIESKLADKVRFNLKAIPWFISDATINDFRWSLQFMKDHATPVLREYGKKWQKFVVENKFEVANINNFWTSPYEYYRMSEIDPDLYKRLSISHLVIFKGDLNYRKLISDFSWDFTESFDTCLRGFLPTNICSLRTVKADVICGLLEGQSDILEKESKDWMITGEYGTIQCANKIKYLNDT